From Nitrospirota bacterium, one genomic window encodes:
- the miaB gene encoding tRNA (N6-isopentenyl adenosine(37)-C2)-methylthiotransferase MiaB yields the protein MKKYHIHTFGCQMNVHDSEKIAGTLSESGYGNTNSIEEADVIVLNTCSIREKAEHKFYSELGRLAMIKKNNPDLKIVVAGCIAQQEGRSLFKRFPYVDLVFGPDNIDNLQALIDGNTNGSALEHNPEYHFKNFPMKREGQVRAWVSIMYGCDNFCAYCVVPYTRGRERSRPAKDIYNEVLALSNDGFKEITLLGQNVNSYGKNLPEATDFADLLRSIHEIDGIQRIRFVTSHPRDLSEKLVETMSSLPKICNHLHLPVQSGSDKVLSQMNRGYTYEQYREKITMLRKGLNDIALTTDIIVGFPGEGEEDFRCTMNALKEIEFDGVFAFKYSKRPGTAAINLPAHIDEMKKSKRLSEVLDLQEAITFNINKRLEGQILEVLIEGSSETNNDKLTGRTSSNKIVNFQGDIQEIGKIVKIKILKAKQHSLYGEKSLH from the coding sequence ATGAAGAAATATCACATCCATACTTTCGGTTGTCAGATGAATGTCCATGATTCTGAGAAGATCGCAGGCACTTTGTCGGAATCAGGTTACGGGAATACTAATTCTATTGAAGAAGCAGATGTGATCGTTTTAAATACATGCAGCATCAGGGAAAAGGCGGAACATAAATTTTACAGTGAATTAGGCAGGCTTGCGATGATAAAGAAAAATAATCCCGATCTGAAAATCGTGGTTGCAGGATGTATTGCACAGCAGGAAGGAAGGTCCCTGTTTAAGAGATTCCCGTATGTTGATCTTGTATTCGGGCCCGACAACATTGACAACCTGCAAGCATTGATAGATGGAAATACAAACGGCTCAGCATTAGAACATAATCCTGAATACCATTTCAAAAATTTTCCAATGAAAAGGGAAGGGCAGGTTAGGGCGTGGGTATCCATAATGTACGGCTGTGATAATTTTTGCGCGTATTGTGTAGTGCCGTATACAAGAGGCAGGGAGAGAAGCAGGCCCGCCAAGGATATCTACAATGAAGTATTAGCTCTTTCAAACGATGGCTTTAAGGAAATTACCCTTCTTGGGCAAAATGTAAATTCATACGGCAAGAACTTGCCGGAAGCCACAGACTTCGCAGATCTCCTAAGGTCGATTCATGAAATCGATGGAATACAGCGGATCAGATTTGTGACCTCTCATCCGAGGGACCTCTCGGAAAAACTCGTTGAGACAATGAGCAGCCTGCCGAAGATATGCAATCACCTTCATTTACCAGTCCAGTCCGGGTCTGATAAGGTTTTATCGCAGATGAACAGAGGATACACTTACGAACAATACAGAGAGAAGATCACTATGTTGAGAAAGGGCTTGAATGATATTGCGCTTACAACTGATATTATCGTCGGGTTCCCTGGTGAAGGCGAAGAGGATTTTCGATGTACGATGAATGCATTGAAGGAAATTGAATTCGATGGGGTCTTCGCATTTAAATATTCAAAAAGGCCCGGCACCGCGGCCATCAATCTCCCAGCTCATATTGATGAAATGAAAAAGTCAAAAAGACTTTCCGAGGTTCTGGATTTACAAGAGGCAATAACTTTTAATATAAATAAAAGACTTGAAGGACAAATACTTGAAGTTTTGATTGAAGGTTCAAGTGAAACAAATAACGACAAACTAACTGGACGGACAAGCTCCAACAAGATAGTGAACTTTCAGGGTGATATCCAGGAGATAGGCAAAATTGTAAAAATTAAAATCCTGAAAGCTAAGCAGCACTCATTGTATGGAGAAAAATCTTTGCATTAA
- the nuoM gene encoding NADH-quinone oxidoreductase subunit M — translation MILGWLIIILLISGLAAWYSERFNPVWPRVISLISLIFVFALVLLLWMQLPSRTVPMKTMWLVEMNKEWIPQLGVRFHLALDGLSLPLIMLTLFLGIMSVGISWTEIKERVGFFHLNLLWILAGIIGVFTALDLFLFYFFWELMLVPMYFLIALWGHENRRYASFKFFLFTQLSGLLMLISIIGLYFIHGHNTGVYTFNYMDLLGTSLTSSEAAWLMLGFFIAFAVKLPAVPFHTWLPDAHTEAPTAGSVILAGLLLKTGAYGLIRFVVPLFPQAAFDFAPAAITLGFIGILYGAVLAFSQTDLKRLVAYTSVSHMGFVLLGIFAWNELALQGALMQMICHGIATGALFMIAGALQERIHTRDMERMGGLWTVAPRMGAVALFFALASLGLPGLGNFVGEFLVLLGSYQKSAVMTVLATTGIIIATVYALWIIQRAFHGEQREKLKIHDFSIREMLLMSVMIFPLVWLGLYPQPVFEKSRDAFHHLLNAQSEQRLRDNKIEVTKIRGFEVEKKMKNAKEAVDGSL, via the coding sequence ATGATACTCGGCTGGTTGATCATAATTCTTTTAATCAGCGGTCTTGCCGCATGGTATTCGGAACGCTTCAATCCTGTATGGCCACGCGTTATATCGCTCATCAGCCTGATCTTTGTCTTCGCACTCGTGCTGCTTTTATGGATGCAGTTACCTTCCCGGACTGTTCCTATGAAAACCATGTGGCTTGTTGAAATGAACAAGGAATGGATACCGCAATTAGGCGTCAGGTTCCATCTCGCGCTGGACGGTCTGAGCCTCCCGCTCATCATGCTTACCTTATTTTTAGGCATCATGTCGGTTGGGATTTCATGGACTGAGATCAAGGAGAGAGTAGGGTTCTTTCATCTCAATCTCCTCTGGATATTGGCCGGGATCATCGGGGTATTTACTGCGCTTGACCTCTTCCTCTTTTACTTCTTCTGGGAATTGATGCTTGTGCCAATGTACTTTTTGATCGCATTGTGGGGACATGAAAACCGGCGTTACGCGTCATTTAAATTTTTCCTGTTCACCCAGCTCAGCGGCCTGCTCATGCTGATATCAATTATCGGCCTGTACTTTATCCACGGGCACAATACCGGGGTTTATACATTCAATTACATGGACCTGCTGGGGACTTCATTGACAAGCAGTGAAGCAGCGTGGCTGATGCTGGGGTTTTTCATCGCCTTTGCGGTGAAGCTGCCTGCCGTGCCTTTTCACACATGGCTGCCTGATGCTCATACCGAGGCGCCGACTGCCGGGAGCGTCATACTTGCGGGACTTCTTTTGAAGACCGGGGCGTATGGGCTTATCCGCTTCGTTGTGCCGTTATTTCCGCAAGCCGCCTTTGATTTTGCACCCGCTGCAATAACACTTGGCTTCATCGGCATTCTCTACGGCGCTGTCCTCGCTTTTTCACAGACCGATCTCAAACGTCTTGTCGCATATACGAGCGTCAGCCACATGGGGTTTGTCCTTCTCGGCATCTTTGCCTGGAATGAGCTCGCCTTGCAGGGCGCGCTTATGCAGATGATCTGCCACGGCATCGCAACCGGCGCTCTCTTCATGATCGCCGGGGCTTTGCAGGAGCGCATACATACCCGCGACATGGAACGCATGGGCGGGTTATGGACAGTAGCCCCGCGCATGGGCGCAGTGGCGTTGTTTTTCGCCCTTGCGTCACTGGGACTTCCGGGCCTCGGGAATTTTGTCGGCGAATTTCTCGTTCTGCTTGGCTCGTATCAAAAGAGCGCGGTAATGACGGTATTGGCGACAACAGGGATCATCATCGCAACAGTCTACGCTCTGTGGATTATACAACGCGCCTTTCATGGTGAGCAAAGGGAGAAATTGAAGATACACGATTTCTCCATCCGTGAAATGCTGTTAATGTCGGTAATGATCTTTCCGCTTGTGTGGCTGGGACTCTATCCGCAGCCTGTGTTTGAAAAAAGCCGTGACGCATTTCATCACCTGCTGAATGCGCAAAGTGAGCAGAGATTGAGAGACAATAAAATAGAAGTTACGAAGATAAGAGGTTTTGAAGTTGAGAAAAAGATGAAAAATGCAAAGGAGGCAGTCGATGGATCTCTCTGA
- a CDS encoding CCA tRNA nucleotidyltransferase → MDITKKILSDPVNKWIFSNFKKDIYLVGGYIRDLLLGYKSKDKDFVLKGNVENIAKKTAKNFTGTFIVLKRNQTYRVALKNSSFIDFSYFSNSILEDLSKRDFTINAIAWSPESGIIAPFGSIKDIENKLIRMINPKNLEDDPLRILRAYRLAAQLSFTIDKNTRKFLKEYSPLITKAAPERITEEIIKLLNSGISHYALRLCIKDKVLINIFKLSQHILTTNINFIDNFNVHLDRMHKEKKLYRFLDTEISQGLKSAGLIRIALLLLKENSGDLQEITQRLRLSNLIKKKLKGIYESNQYCGGSPTDKKLFNIFDIANDSVYEIAIILAIRNKKKMLPLLERARYFMKIKTQPLIRGNEILGLMNIESGPIVGEIQQKIRERQFLNFIRTKADAKKWIASNFT, encoded by the coding sequence ATGGATATCACAAAAAAAATCCTGTCTGACCCTGTTAATAAATGGATATTCAGTAATTTTAAAAAAGATATCTATCTTGTTGGTGGATACATACGCGATCTATTACTCGGTTACAAGTCTAAAGATAAGGATTTTGTTTTAAAAGGCAACGTAGAAAATATCGCAAAGAAAACTGCAAAGAACTTTACTGGCACCTTTATTGTTCTGAAAAGGAATCAGACCTATCGAGTAGCTTTAAAAAATAGTAGTTTCATAGACTTCTCGTATTTTTCCAATAGTATTCTTGAGGACTTATCCAAGCGTGATTTTACGATAAATGCAATAGCATGGTCGCCTGAATCAGGAATTATTGCGCCATTTGGGAGCATCAAAGATATTGAAAATAAATTAATCAGGATGATCAATCCCAAAAATCTCGAAGATGATCCGCTGAGGATTCTCAGAGCTTACAGGCTTGCAGCGCAATTGAGTTTTACAATAGATAAAAACACAAGGAAGTTTCTCAAAGAATATTCTCCACTAATTACTAAGGCCGCTCCCGAAAGGATTACTGAGGAAATAATAAAACTTTTAAACAGTGGCATTTCTCATTATGCGCTTAGATTGTGTATTAAAGATAAAGTTCTAATTAATATCTTTAAGTTAAGCCAACACATCTTAACAACTAATATAAATTTCATAGATAACTTTAACGTTCATCTGGACAGGATGCATAAGGAAAAAAAACTATATCGCTTTCTCGATACTGAAATTAGCCAGGGCTTAAAATCAGCCGGACTTATTCGGATTGCCTTGCTTCTGCTCAAAGAAAATAGTGGAGATCTACAAGAAATTACTCAGAGACTAAGATTGAGCAACTTAATAAAAAAGAAACTGAAGGGCATTTATGAAAGTAATCAATACTGTGGGGGAAGCCCTACAGATAAAAAGTTATTCAATATATTTGACATAGCAAATGACAGCGTTTACGAGATAGCTATCATATTAGCTATCCGCAATAAGAAAAAAATGTTACCTCTACTTGAAAGGGCACGTTATTTTATGAAAATAAAAACTCAACCTCTTATAAGAGGAAATGAAATACTAGGACTTATGAATATCGAATCCGGGCCAATCGTAGGAGAAATTCAGCAGAAGATACGAGAAAGACAGTTCCTTAACTTTATAAGAACAAAGGCAGATGCAAAGAAATGGATAGCATCTAACTTTACATAA
- the mtaB gene encoding tRNA (N(6)-L-threonylcarbamoyladenosine(37)-C(2))-methylthiotransferase MtaB — MEKNLCIKMRIAIATLGCKVNQSESASMEGMLRNNNYEIVAYADNPDICIVNTCTVTAKSDYQSRQLIRKAARSGAKVIATGCYAQLRPDELSGLDGIGLITGNSAKGQILNYIEKLQTNNKPSIAIDSPNTLLSPQPYYSTKSRAFLKIQDGCNNRCSYCSVPLARGKSRSLSPEDVLVSAGKLSNDGYNEIVLTGIHIGSYGLDIQPKCSLLSIVQMLITSYPHIRFRLSSIEPHEFKEEFLTFIKDGSVCAHLHIPLQSGSDKILKEMNRSYSTTFFKNIIDKIISACPYISIGTDVIVGFPGESEMDFNDTVKFIEHLSLSYLHVFPYSRRPDTSASLLASQVDPHIKHRRVNILLDISTKKKNAYINNKLENILDVIVENKTETHGIYKGISSNYMKVFIKADNLARGHRLKVKVISLTDSGLLSEPL; from the coding sequence ATGGAGAAAAATCTTTGCATTAAAATGAGAATAGCCATTGCTACATTGGGATGTAAAGTTAACCAGTCGGAAAGCGCTTCAATGGAGGGAATGCTTCGAAATAACAACTATGAAATTGTAGCCTATGCTGACAATCCGGATATATGCATTGTGAACACTTGCACGGTAACGGCAAAGAGTGACTATCAGTCAAGACAACTTATAAGAAAAGCTGCAAGATCCGGGGCTAAGGTAATTGCCACGGGGTGTTATGCGCAATTAAGACCTGATGAGTTATCGGGATTAGATGGAATTGGGTTAATTACTGGAAATTCTGCAAAGGGGCAAATTTTAAATTATATTGAGAAATTGCAAACAAACAACAAACCATCAATAGCTATTGATTCGCCAAATACGTTATTATCGCCTCAGCCATACTATTCAACCAAGTCAAGGGCATTCCTTAAGATACAGGATGGCTGCAATAACCGCTGCTCATATTGTTCAGTGCCATTGGCAAGAGGAAAAAGCCGCAGTCTAAGTCCTGAGGATGTTTTAGTGTCTGCAGGCAAATTAAGTAATGACGGTTACAATGAAATTGTGTTAACAGGAATTCATATTGGTTCTTATGGGTTAGATATCCAGCCTAAATGTTCTTTGCTAAGCATTGTGCAAATGTTGATAACATCTTATCCCCATATTCGTTTCAGGTTGAGCTCCATTGAACCACACGAATTCAAAGAAGAGTTCTTGACATTCATAAAGGACGGATCAGTCTGTGCTCACCTGCATATTCCTCTTCAAAGCGGATCTGACAAGATACTTAAGGAAATGAATCGAAGTTATTCCACTACATTCTTCAAAAATATTATCGACAAAATTATATCAGCTTGCCCGTATATTTCAATTGGAACAGATGTTATAGTTGGTTTCCCCGGAGAAAGTGAAATGGATTTTAATGACACTGTAAAATTTATCGAGCATTTATCACTCAGTTATTTACATGTATTTCCTTATTCAAGGCGACCTGACACAAGCGCTTCATTATTAGCTTCTCAAGTTGATCCTCACATAAAACACAGAAGGGTAAATATTTTATTGGATATATCAACCAAAAAGAAGAATGCATATATAAATAATAAGTTAGAGAATATATTGGATGTAATAGTTGAGAATAAAACTGAAACTCATGGTATCTATAAAGGAATATCAAGTAATTATATGAAAGTCTTCATAAAAGCTGATAACCTTGCGAGGGGGCATAGACTAAAAGTAAAAGTCATTTCCTTGACTGATTCCGGATTATTATCAGAACCCCTATAA
- a CDS encoding NADH-quinone oxidoreductase subunit N has translation MDLSDLLVIFPLIIISLTAVIVMMTIAFFRNHLLTLVLTLSGLAVSLITVPLAASLIPRKVTALMIIDGYALFYIGLILAAGFVVSLLSFDYLKGHKGNLEEYYLLLLMALLGSAVLVASSHFASFFLGLEILSVSLYALIAYLRASERGNEAGIKYLVLAGASSAFLLMGMALVYAQLGAMEFAQIAEKFGEGKNLLLFSGLTLIIAGVGFKLAVVPFHMWTSDVYEGAPAPVTAFIATVSKGAVFALLLRYFTLIDFRGHTALFSIFAIIAVASMFVGNLLALQQTNIKRILAYSSIAHMGYLLVAFLASGALAITAVSFYLVAYFITTLGAFGIITVLSGKEKDADALEDYHGMAWKRPWLAGVFTAMLLSLAGVPLTAGFLGKFYIVTAGVNSSLWALLVVLVINSAIGLYYYLRVLIALYSHPAGEKTRPLESPVALTGNIVMTFLALLLIWIGVYPAPLINLIQIMLSSFV, from the coding sequence ATGGATCTCTCTGACCTTTTGGTGATCTTTCCTCTCATTATAATTTCTCTGACCGCGGTTATTGTCATGATGACAATCGCTTTTTTTCGCAATCATTTATTGACACTTGTATTGACGCTTTCAGGTCTTGCTGTCTCGCTAATAACTGTCCCGCTTGCGGCTTCATTGATTCCACGCAAGGTGACAGCGCTCATGATCATTGACGGCTATGCGCTTTTTTACATCGGGCTTATTCTCGCCGCAGGTTTTGTTGTTTCGCTCTTATCATTTGATTATCTCAAGGGACATAAAGGCAATCTCGAAGAATATTACCTTCTCCTGCTTATGGCATTGCTCGGTTCAGCGGTGCTTGTCGCGAGCAGCCATTTCGCGTCCTTCTTCCTCGGCCTTGAGATACTCAGCGTTTCCCTCTATGCCCTTATTGCTTATCTTCGCGCAAGTGAACGCGGCAATGAGGCAGGAATAAAATACCTTGTGCTTGCCGGGGCTTCATCAGCGTTTCTGCTCATGGGAATGGCCCTTGTTTATGCACAGCTCGGCGCTATGGAATTCGCTCAGATCGCAGAAAAATTTGGTGAGGGGAAAAACCTTCTGCTCTTTTCCGGACTGACACTGATAATAGCCGGGGTAGGTTTTAAGCTTGCGGTAGTCCCCTTTCACATGTGGACGTCTGATGTTTATGAAGGCGCTCCCGCGCCGGTTACCGCGTTTATTGCTACTGTGTCAAAGGGCGCGGTGTTTGCCCTTCTCCTTCGATATTTTACGTTAATAGATTTCCGCGGCCATACAGCCCTTTTTTCCATCTTCGCCATCATAGCAGTAGCCTCAATGTTCGTGGGCAACCTGCTTGCATTGCAGCAAACCAATATAAAACGCATTCTCGCATATTCATCGATAGCGCATATGGGCTATCTCCTTGTGGCATTTCTCGCTTCCGGCGCACTTGCAATTACCGCGGTAAGTTTTTATCTTGTCGCATATTTTATTACCACACTCGGCGCATTTGGAATTATTACTGTCTTGTCAGGCAAGGAGAAAGACGCGGACGCTCTGGAAGATTATCATGGCATGGCATGGAAACGCCCCTGGCTGGCAGGAGTTTTCACAGCCATGCTTTTGTCTCTCGCGGGCGTTCCGCTGACTGCCGGTTTTCTTGGCAAGTTTTATATCGTTACCGCAGGCGTTAATTCATCGTTGTGGGCGCTATTGGTTGTCCTTGTGATAAACAGCGCCATCGGCCTGTATTATTATCTAAGGGTCCTCATCGCTTTGTATTCACACCCGGCAGGAGAAAAAACCAGGCCGCTGGAGTCGCCAGTAGCATTGACGGGAAATATTGTCATGACCTTTCTTGCGCTGCTTCTGATCTGGATCGGCGTTTATCCCGCGCCCCTGATCAATCTGATACAGATAATGCTTTCGAGTTTTGTTTAA
- a CDS encoding DUF2726 domain-containing protein → MLNLVLWISVVLVFFIVALLYYAANFKKRLDDKSKFPYVKRDSILTNSERSFYGVLNIVLKDKNVEVFCKVGIKDIVKTVSWDYFYFNRISAKHLDFLVCDKSSVSPILAIELDDSSHDREDRKRSDEIKDRVFKTVGIPLVRFQVKSGYNLGAVREKIEPYLNGKPC, encoded by the coding sequence GTGCTGAATTTGGTTTTGTGGATTTCTGTCGTGTTGGTGTTCTTCATTGTTGCTCTGCTTTATTATGCTGCTAATTTTAAGAAGCGTCTTGATGATAAATCAAAATTCCCCTATGTAAAAAGAGATTCTATTTTGACGAATTCAGAGAGGTCTTTTTATGGTGTGTTGAATATTGTTTTGAAAGATAAGAATGTTGAAGTTTTTTGCAAGGTAGGAATAAAGGATATTGTCAAAACTGTAAGTTGGGATTATTTTTATTTTAATAGAATCAGTGCAAAGCATTTAGATTTTTTGGTCTGTGATAAAAGTTCTGTGTCCCCTATTCTTGCTATCGAGCTTGATGATTCAAGCCATGATAGAGAAGACAGAAAAAGAAGCGATGAAATAAAAGACCGGGTGTTTAAGACAGTTGGAATCCCTCTTGTTCGCTTTCAGGTAAAGTCTGGTTATAATTTGGGTGCTGTGAGAGAAAAAATTGAACCGTACTTGAACGGCAAACCCTGTTAA